The Paenibacillus spongiae nucleotide sequence TTGCTTCCCGTATGCGGCAAGGAGACCGTTGTCTCTGGCATTCCGTTCACGGATACTTGCTGCAGGGCATTAGGGCCGGCGCTGTTCGAATATCCAATCGTAAGGGTATACGTACCACCCTCCGGTACGTTCACGTCTTCGATCAACAAGGAACTATTCTTGTTATTGAGTCTGACGGCTTTGCCGCCCGATGCGTCCTTCTCTTCCTTGATGCCCGCCTTGTCTAACGTACCGTGCTCCGCTTCGATTCGATAATCGCCCGCTGGAACTTCAAGAGGTCCGTTCGTCGGAACGCCGAAATCCGGAGAACCGTCGGCCTTCCAGCCAAACGGCTGTATCCTTGTCGGACGAGGGCCGCATCCTTGACCGGCGCCGTTGTTGCCGTGGTAGACGATCAAATCTTGCGTACCGTCCTTCGAGGGGACGAATGAATTATGCCCGGGACCGTAGACGCCGTTTGCCGCCGATTTGCCGAATACCGGCTGTGCGGATTTGGTCCAGGCTGCGGGATCGAGCAAGCTGCCCGTTTCCGAAGCCGTCAGCATGCCGAGTGCGTAATCATCCTCCCAGCAGGCGCTTGCGGAATAGATCAGAAAGAGGCTGCCGTTTCGTTTCAGAATAACTGCACCCTCGTTGACATGCATCCCTTTCTGTTCCCAGCTGTACTCGGGTTTGGTCAAAATAACGTTATCGCCTGCCAATGTCCAGGGATTGGACATCGGCGCGATTGCGATTGCGCTGCCGTGCGCACCGGACCAATTTCCATAGGCCGCGTACATGAAGTACCGCTGCCCGTTATGGTCAAAGACCGTACCGTCCAGGCCCGCGTACTGCGTATTCACCTTCCCTTTATCGACCCACTCGCCCTGCAAAGGATCGGCGGAAGCGTTCTCCAGCACGTAGATCCCCCGGCAATTATCCCCGCATCCCGTATTGGCCGTATAGTAAATATACCATTTTCCATCCAGATGATGGATTTCGGGAGCCCAGATGTCTCTCAATCCAGAAGAAGCCTCCCAAACCGTCTTTCGCTCTCCAAGGTCCATTCCGGTCAACGATCGCGATTTCCAAATATCCAGCCGATTGCCCAATGTACGCATGAAATAGTAATAACCGTCGGTATGCAGCATGACAAACGGGTCGGCGCCGGCCGTATTAATCGGATTTGTGTATGTAAACGTAGATGCGGCTGCTGATGAAGCATCGAAGCTCAATGTTGTGAACAAGAGGGCGATCATGAGAAACAGCGTCATAGATAAATGAGGGAATCTTTTTCTTAAGGGCACTGTACGGCCACCTCCGACATGAATTCATATGATAACGAATAGTAAAATG carries:
- a CDS encoding family 43 glycosylhydrolase, with the protein product MPLRKRFPHLSMTLFLMIALLFTTLSFDASSAAASTFTYTNPINTAGADPFVMLHTDGYYYFMRTLGNRLDIWKSRSLTGMDLGERKTVWEASSGLRDIWAPEIHHLDGKWYIYYTANTGCGDNCRGIYVLENASADPLQGEWVDKGKVNTQYAGLDGTVFDHNGQRYFMYAAYGNWSGAHGSAIAIAPMSNPWTLAGDNVILTKPEYSWEQKGMHVNEGAVILKRNGSLFLIYSASACWEDDYALGMLTASETGSLLDPAAWTKSAQPVFGKSAANGVYGPGHNSFVPSKDGTQDLIVYHGNNGAGQGCGPRPTRIQPFGWKADGSPDFGVPTNGPLEVPAGDYRIEAEHGTLDKAGIKEEKDASGGKAVRLNNKNSSLLIEDVNVPEGGTYTLTIGYSNSAGPNALQQVSVNGMPETTVSLPHTGSKQFAEISMQVELKKGYRNTIRFAKGKHSVEIDYIELSGDNAFSVKSGAEYMLINPHGGKALEAIGADTENDVPIRMGDDRNGIAAQRWQIVDLGDSTYALIHQGSGKALTVQDPQAPWGAVVIRDNQGLDTQRWKILDTGSGYCKLINVGTGKALDVGGASIDSGAGVGTWQDLQGGIAQFWLLYQLD